The region GCGGGTCCACAGGGAGCTTTGATGTATGACTCTTACTGCTCACACCCAGTACTTTTTTCCACTCTTCAGCCTTTTTTTGCTGGTAACTATTTCTCCACTCATCCCTAGGGCACTCATTCATTCCCATAAGGGGTTTTCCTTGACACCCACAGTATCTCTTCTAGACTGCAACTTCCAAAACCTTCCAGCCCAGGAGCTGCAGGCCCTGGCAGCAGATGGGGAGTCAGGATCTTGCCTAGATATTCCTCCATGTTGATTTCAACAAACACATGCATATCATTTATTTCTTTGTTGCTTATCTAATTATTTTCTCACTAAGCTCTTTCTGGGCTGGAAGCCTCATTCAGATCTGTCAACTGGGAGACAGGGTCTGGCATGACACCTTAAACTTGGGCACCATTTCCCTCCAAAGAGCAGGTTCCCACTCCTGCTGTGAGCCTCATCCCTGCCTATGAAGCCAATCCACTCTGCTTGAGATGAGGGATGGAGTGGCCAAGTGTCTCAAATTCAGAAACATAAACAGTTCCTTTCAGTACTGAATCTGAGGTGGCAGGAGAAATGTTTACAAGGCACCTCTCCGTTCTGCGCGGTcttgtggtttaggcccagaggACAACAGAGCACCAcgcagctgttcactcactccttccccccccaAGTGcttggaaggagaaaattaatcaaaaggctcagaaatggagataaggacagagaggggtcgCTCACCCACTAACAGTCATAGGCAAAAGACAGTCCCattaggggaaggaaacaagGACATCGCTTTAATTCAAACATTAagaaaaccaacacttaacagacagaatgggacagtgagaagtgttaccatctcaaaacacctccccccacttcttccttcttcccaggctcctaccccctcccacagcagcacaggggcagggagtGGGCAGCGCAGTCAGTCCgctgcttcttcctgcaaggTACGGGAGGCATCagtcttctgcattcttccccctgctctacatggcatccctctcacaggagacagtctttcacaaactctctctgcagtgagtcctccccacgggatgcattcttctcgagatgctctgGTGtaggtcacccccacatgttgtGGTCCTCCCAACACCAAACTACCACTGCGggggctgctgcttctcacagagTTCTGGGgttcctccacaggctgcaggcaaatctctgctctgCCAGTGGCCTCCATGGGTGTCAGGAGGGTGGTCCTgacatctcaccacaggatacacaggggctctgctctggtgcacctgctccccttcctcctccttccttccactaaCCTCAgagttcacataggtgtcctccttgGAACCCATCCTCAAAGCGTCCcccctctcaggtttcccttctgaAATATGTTCTTGCAAGGGTGtggccaccatcgctaattgtcttggccttggccagaggcaggtccaacttggtgctgggggagcttctagaagcttctcacagggggccactgctctagccccttcccctgctaccaaaaaccctgccacacaaacccagaaCACTCAGACAGTGCAGGAGTCTGCTGATAATTTCGACCTCCCTTTCACaaagcaggcagggcaggacatgccaagggaaagggaggaagatgCTAAAAAAGGAGCTAAAAAGTAAGAGCCTGAAAGGCAGTCGTGATAAAAGTAAGCTCAAGCAGCTGCTTCCACTTTTTCTGCCCTGAAAAGCTGCCCAAACAGTGCATCCCTGTGGATGCCCTGCTGCAAGGTTTTCTCAACTTCAGGTCACCTGTTCAGGATGAAAGTTTTTGACTTGTAGCTCTACAAGACAGTGCCAACAAAAGACGACTGTGAGGATGTCACATGCAGAGAGGAGTGCTTGTCCAGGCTGTGCCCATCGAAAGCACTGTAGTCTTTGCAGATCAACAGAAAATGTGCGTATTTTCTGAAAGCTTCACGGAGATGCTTCTTGAACTTCTCACCCACGAAGGCATAGATGACTGGGTTGAGGCAGCAGTGGATGAAGGAGAGTGCCTCAGCCAGCTCCATGGCTAGGTCTAGCCTTTGGCTTGTCTGGCAGTCATCAATGATGTACATGTTCCTCAGAGAGTCCAGAAAAAGCACAATGTTGACAGGGGTCCAGAAGAGAAAGAACACAATGACGACAATAAAAACCAGTTTCATTGCTTTGTACTTATTCTGAGTATGGCACTTCTGCAGGTTTTTCAAGATGCTGTAgtaacagaaaatgaagacaCCAACAGGGACCAGCCACCCCAGGACATTGACTTCAAAATTACTGAAAGTCTTCCAGCCATTGTTGTTGTCAGGATAGTGAGGGATGCACTTAGTCTGGTTATTGTAAttcatttcctggaaaaaaattaactctggtGCTGATGCTAAAATCGCAATTGCCCAAAGAACTAGGCTGATGATAACCCCATGGGCAGTTGTCCGGACTCGCAGAGCGCAGACAGAATGGACAATGGCCAAGTACCTGTCAATGCTCATGATGGTTATGAAGAAGGTGCTGCTGTAGAAACCAATGAAGTAAGCTGAGCTGATGATTTTACACATCACATTTCCAAAAGTCCACTGGTTCACGATGGAGTACTGAACcaagaaggggagggagaaaacaaagagaaggtCAGAGATGGCGAGGTTCAGCAGGTACACGTCAGTCATGGCCCTGACTTTCTTGAAGACTGTTAGGACCCAAACAACCAAAGCATTTCCCACAAGGCCAGTCACGAACAGTAGGGAGTACAGCACCGGAAAAAAGGTAGATGCAAACGCTGGAATATTTTCAAGATCACAGCTCATGTCCAGTTCTGGGTAGAAGAAGGCGTATTCGTAGGCTGCAGAGGAGTTAGATATGGGTGATGTGTAACCCACCTGTTCAAGGACAATGAAGTTCATGAGGCCCAAATCCCAAATTACCCTCTTAGTAAATATACTAGGTACAAGTCAGCGCACACCAAGCTGCATGAGGACAAAACAGCTGTGCCCCAGCTGTGTTGGAGGATGCAAATGAGGACTGAACATGAGTGACTAGTGCTCCCCTGCAAGATCTGGGATGAGGTTCTTGCACCAGAGGGGCAGAGGAGATCAAGGAAAACGCAGCTGTGGTGGTAAACCAGAGGTTACCAGTATGACCTCTCTGGCTCCATGTAGAGTGCCCTACCCTGTGCCTACAGTCCAGGTGGGGCACCAGGACCAGTAACAGGGAGCATCCCCAAACGAGCAACCAAATTGACATGGCTAAGGGGCTGAGAGCCCCTGACATAGGTTTTGGGGGACTATTCCACATTTCcttcagaaaggagaaagggagCAGGACTCAGAGAGGAACTGACATGTAAATGCTCATGTCCTAAAATCTGCATATCCAGCCGAGTGCCAGCAATAGCCTTTCATGGGACAAGTTACTTTTGCAGAGGATTCCCGCACAGTTCAAGCAGGCTTTCAGCTGTAAAGACACCAGCATGTACAGGTCACCACTGGGTGCTGCACATTGCACACTCTCTCCACCTCAGGTGAGATCAGTGGTGGCAGCTCTGGCCCAAGAGGCAACTTGCCAAATTGCTGATGGGGCTTTCtgccctttcctccctcctccccagcagctgctttGCCCTCAGCCTGTGCCAGCACAaactgctgccagcagcagctcacGTCCACCAAGACTTTACTCTGCTAACAGGGATGGCTGGTTTTCCTTTCAACACCAGTGGCTCTGCTTTCTTGGCACCTGTCAGAAtgcaccagcagcagcaacatgCCCCTTCCCTTCTCTCCGGCCCCTTgcagccactcccccccccccgcccccagcagccaccaccacatccctgggcagcatcTGTGACAGCAAAAAGCTAAAGAAGATGGGTGACAGCACATCTCCTGGTCAGGATGTCCTCCATAGGACACTCCTAGCACTACCCCTGCCCTTGAGGACAGCCTTCTTCCACAAGCAGAGTCTCATCAGCCAAAGATATCTTCactcagtggtttttttttcagacaacaaCAATCAGACTGATTTCTTCTAAACTCCTGTGGTCCCTACCAGAACTATGTGTCCCTCTAGGCAAAACTGGACCCCTCAGATATGCTACTGGCCTCAGCTTGCAGGGCAGCAGCCCAGTGGGGAGTGACTCACCAATATATCCTCGGAGCCATCTCTGCCTGGCAGGTATGTCAAGTTCCCCTCCATAATCCAACACTGAGTCtgaaagaatgcaaaaaaaaaaaaagtctttatatcACGGGTTTTTAAGAAGCAGGGATACCTTCACATGTATGCCAGCAGTACTTACCTTAGCTTATGTTGCAGTGCCAAGTCACAGGCAAGGTCCTCACAGTATCAGTGCACAGtcataaaatgcctttttctctGTGTGAGGTGTTACATTCAAGATGTATAAAACCCCAAGCCAAAGAGTTCAGCCTGTCACTTGATGTTTCTTAGAAAAACGGAAACGTGTCAGGTTTTTCTCGGAATAATCTGtaggtttttttcactttaaacatTTATATGAACGTCAATGTAAGAGATTTGCAATTTTCCCCAcatctctgtgaaaatcctccaTCCCTCACCTGGGTGCCCCCATGCCACCTGTCATCCCCACTCCACAGTCCCCATGGCTGGGAGAGAGGAAACAGAACTGACTCTCCTTTGCTCCAAGGATTTTTGGTGAAGGTGTCTGGGGGGAATGGTAAAATGCTGCTAATAGTCAGCGATAGCAAAGGACACCatgttttctttaacatttttccttGGAAGGTGCCtttcacacacagacaaaaatactCAAGGGAACTGATTACAGAATGatagaatcattcagattggaaaagactgttaagatcattgagtccaactgtaaacctaataTTGCCAGGTCCATACCACCATTCCTTCCTGAAACATGCACCCTGCAGGACGCAGACTAATGCTGAAGTAAAGCCCTGAACAGCACTGGATTTCCACTGACTCTGCCAAGTACCTTCTGGGGCCTCATCCTGACCCAACATGGTTTTCATCCCACAGCTGTCTCCGATCCCTCCCCCAACACAAGATATATgggtgttggaagtgtgggaaaataaaaacagaaaaaaacctgaaaatcatACATTTCCTTAACGCATGGTGCCCAGAACGAACACAGGACGGGACAGAGATCCAGTGATCGTGTTGCTGTTGGCACCAAGAAGCAATGCAAAGTGAGGTGGAGATCATGTGGtcccgttcttccacttttctcaaggaatatttgATGCAACTATGAAGATTTATctcctgctttttctcttctctcaaggactgttttgcagaacTCTCCAGACCTTAtttctcattcttccttttcctaCAAAAACAGTGCACaacttgcaccaaggaatgtgctgtgtcgttactcaagaaacaatggcttgaccacagtctcacccactcacacatgcacatttagataaatactaccctgagtttgtatctaacttggaCGGACGATAATCTgataccaaatcagagggacagattgatgggtttgtgctccttaCCCCcgccatgcccccccccccccccccccccccaagggatgccttttggtaagatttgggtcCTCGGCTATGCGAGGTGATTTCCTGAAAATtaagtgtgtgtgtttgcaataatttttgtgtgtagtgctatatagccaaccctCAGTTTGTacatttatcataggcaatctcaaagaatctgcagatgttgcataagaataaatgatactattcatgaacctggttgcttctcttgaatgcaactggacctacagcatatgggctgtttgtgcatctggtgtcagacCTATAATTACGGCAgtaattggcatacctattaagagataaatccagctgcccctaATCCCCCTAATCTCCGAGGACcgactagaacgcaaggggattaaTATTTCACCGAATCAATTCATTACTTTAAATACACCCGTGGGAAAGAGCAGCACTACTCAGCAAGGGGCAGCATTACAAGTGTGTGTTATCTCCTTAAATACTGCTGCTCCTCACTATAGCTGGGTGCTACTACTGTAATTCGGGCAAGTCACATcaccttttcattttgtttttgaGCAAACTACCTCACTGGGTGTCAATCCATAGATGTGCTGCTAGAGATTCCCATGTGGAAGGGCCTATTGTCTCTCTCAGACCC is a window of Athene noctua chromosome 2, bAthNoc1.hap1.1, whole genome shotgun sequence DNA encoding:
- the LOC141957139 gene encoding C-C chemokine receptor type 8-like, which produces MEGNLTYLPGRDGSEDILVGYTSPISNSSAAYEYAFFYPELDMSCDLENIPAFASTFFPVLYSLLFVTGLVGNALVVWVLTVFKKVRAMTDVYLLNLAISDLLFVFSLPFLVQYSIVNQWTFGNVMCKIISSAYFIGFYSSTFFITIMSIDRYLAIVHSVCALRVRTTAHGVIISLVLWAIAILASAPELIFFQEMNYNNQTKCIPHYPDNNNGWKTFSNFEVNVLGWLVPVGVFIFCYYSILKNLQKCHTQNKYKAMKLVFIVVIVFFLFWTPVNIVLFLDSLRNMYIIDDCQTSQRLDLAMELAEALSFIHCCLNPVIYAFVGEKFKKHLREAFRKYAHFLLICKDYSAFDGHSLDKHSSLHVTSSQSSFVGTVL